In Daucus carota subsp. sativus chromosome 4, DH1 v3.0, whole genome shotgun sequence, one DNA window encodes the following:
- the LOC108218375 gene encoding LOW QUALITY PROTEIN: heat shock protein 90-5, chloroplastic (The sequence of the model RefSeq protein was modified relative to this genomic sequence to represent the inferred CDS: inserted 1 base in 1 codon), producing the protein MGPSLSHTGIGMTKEELIDCLGTIAQSGTSKILAALKENKDVGADNALIGQFGVGFCSAFLVAEKVVVSAKSPKSDKQYIWEALAESSKYVIKEETDPEKLLRRGTQITLYLRSDDKYEYTEPTKIQNLVXNYSQFLSFPIYTWQEKSRTIK; encoded by the exons ATGGGACCATCACTATCAC ACACTGGTATTGGCATGACCAAAGAGGAGCTTATAGATTGTTTGGGAACTATTGCTCAGAGTGGTACTTCAAAAATCTTAGCTGCTCTCAAG GAAAACAAGGATGTTGGAGCCGATAATGCTTTGATTGGTCAATTTGGTGTTGGGTTCTGCTCAGCATTTTTGGTTGCTGAGAAG GTAGTTGTCTCTGCTAAGAGCCCAAAGTCCGATAAACAGTACATTTGGGAAGCATTAGCAGAAAGTAGTAAATACGTGATTAAGGAAGAAACGGATCCTGAGAAATTGTTGCGTCGGGGAACCCAAATCACGCTTTATTTAAGG TCGGATGACAAGTATGAATACACGGAACCAACCAAGATTCAGAATCTGG AAAACTACTCACAATTTCTTTCCTTCCCCATCTACACATGGCAAGAAAAGTCGAGGACTATTAAG TAG